TTCCGTGAAGACATAATTTACCCTTTCTTAACTAATTTCTTGTTTTAGCCATATTCTATTTTTTAAATAAGCATTGGATTTTATCTTCGCAGTCCAATTGGAATTCTATTACCAGTTACCTAAACCATTTACCTACCTAGCTTTTTCCTCCCATGGCAGCGATTGAAACTTATTCATTTAAAGACAAAAGAGCCCTAATCCGAGTTGACTTTAATGTACCCTTGCATAAAGAAAACCTAAGTGTAACAGATGATACCCG
This sequence is a window from Bacteroidia bacterium. Protein-coding genes within it:
- a CDS encoding phosphoglycerate kinase — its product is MAAIETYSFKDKRALIRVDFNVPLHKENLSVTDDTR